Proteins co-encoded in one Pirellulales bacterium genomic window:
- a CDS encoding Hpt domain-containing protein produces MGRLDFADRLLASFDKRFPVEVLEIVQSLDANDMSRLARLVHQLKGTTANICAPILHQIVQRIEETVKAGELAETRRALEQLEHEWERFTEFKESMGGAGTS; encoded by the coding sequence ATGGGGCGATTGGATTTCGCCGATCGGCTGCTGGCTAGCTTCGACAAGCGATTTCCGGTCGAGGTGCTGGAGATCGTGCAGAGCCTCGATGCGAACGACATGTCGCGACTGGCACGCCTCGTGCATCAATTGAAGGGAACGACGGCAAACATCTGCGCTCCGATCTTGCACCAGATCGTTCAGCGGATCGAAGAAACGGTGAAAGCCGGCGAATTGGCGGAAACGCGCCGCGCGCTGGAACAGCTCGAGCATGAATGGGAGAGATTTACAGAATTCAAAGAGTCGATGGGCGGGGCGGGCACGAGCTGA
- a CDS encoding HD domain-containing phosphohydrolase: MRVLVVEDDPDALAMLENALVYFEYEVSTARDGLEAQEMVRNGNFRVIISDWVMPGMSGVELCRYIRERTSSEYTYFILLTARGGRHNIIDGLRAGADEFLTKPFDPAELEMRLHVAERILSLESRDVVIFSLAKLAEARDTDTGAHLERMREYCLVLAQHLARMSKFKDVLDGDYIQLLYLTSPLHDIGKVGIPDNVLLKPGRLTPEEFEVMKQHVAIGGQTLNAAVQAHPRAKYLQVARDIAFTHHEKFDGSGYPYQLRGEEIPLCGRIVALSDVYDALTTRRVYKPAFSHHMAKQIILDGRGKHFDPDVVDAFEANEERFIAIKEQLDDGEAGANYQPPFASLMRTGAAAN, from the coding sequence ATGCGAGTTCTTGTCGTGGAAGATGATCCAGATGCGCTGGCGATGCTCGAAAATGCGCTGGTCTATTTCGAGTATGAAGTCTCAACGGCCCGCGACGGCCTCGAAGCGCAGGAAATGGTCCGCAACGGCAATTTTCGCGTGATCATTTCCGATTGGGTCATGCCCGGAATGAGCGGCGTGGAACTCTGTCGCTACATTCGCGAGCGGACGTCGAGCGAGTACACTTATTTCATCCTGCTGACCGCGCGCGGCGGACGTCACAACATCATCGACGGCCTGCGCGCCGGCGCCGACGAGTTCCTCACCAAGCCGTTCGATCCCGCCGAGCTGGAAATGCGGCTTCACGTGGCCGAGCGCATTCTGTCGCTCGAAAGCCGCGACGTGGTGATCTTCAGTTTGGCCAAGTTGGCCGAAGCCCGCGATACCGACACCGGGGCCCACTTGGAGCGGATGCGCGAGTATTGCCTGGTCCTCGCTCAGCATCTCGCGCGGATGAGCAAATTCAAAGACGTCCTCGACGGCGACTACATTCAATTGCTCTATCTGACGAGCCCGCTGCACGATATCGGCAAGGTCGGCATTCCGGACAACGTGCTGTTGAAGCCGGGCCGGCTCACTCCCGAAGAGTTCGAGGTCATGAAGCAGCACGTCGCGATTGGAGGGCAGACGCTGAACGCGGCCGTGCAGGCGCACCCGCGCGCGAAATACCTGCAAGTCGCGCGCGACATTGCGTTCACTCATCACGAGAAGTTCGACGGAAGCGGCTATCCGTATCAGCTCCGCGGCGAGGAAATCCCGCTTTGCGGTCGAATCGTGGCATTGAGCGACGTCTACGACGCGCTGACAACCCGGCGCGTTTACAAGCCGGCGTTTTCCCACCATATGGCCAAACAAATCATTCTCGACGGCCGTGGCAAGCACTTCGACCCCGACGTCGTCGATGCCTTTGAGGCCAACGAGGAGCGCTTCATCGCGATCAAAGAGCAACTCGACGACGGCGAAGCGGGGGCCAATTACCAGCCCCCTTTCGCAAGCCTCATGCGAACCGGCGCCGCTGCCAATTGA